The nucleotide window GATTAATTTAAATTCTACGAGAGAAACATCATGCTGCTTTActacctgtcttcctagtagcttaTTTATTCTGTAGTTCACTTTCCCAAACCATTTTGAAACttagaaacaaagaaacaggaaaacttcaTATTTCATGTCTGTTTCaccacagaagaaacagaactttaagggaaagaaaattgaGGGAAGAAAACAAGGTGATAAATAATCTCTCAATCTCTCTTAAACCCCAAAATAACTGTCTAATCTGTAAGAAGCTTCCAAAGTTAGCACTCAGAAGCCTCAGTTATTTTCCACTGCAACATCATGTTTCACATGTACTGTATCAGTTCTTTGTTTCAAAGACAAGAAAATTCACTTTGGATCAGAATGCTACATATTATCCCAATGATTACTTGGAGGTGAATGCATTCAGTGTGGTGATTAAAACTGTCAGCCAAACCACAACTAAGAATGCACACTAGACCAAGTTCAGATTTAAATGGCTGTAGCAAAAAGCAATGTAACTGTAATTAAATTAGAACTGCTTTGGACTTTCTTTGTGagagaaaagaatttaaatttgttttttcaaacaagatttttttaaattcctcagAACCGAAGACAGCTTGCAGTTCATATTTAATTCTTAAACATCTATGCCTTTTTTCAGGTAAATACAAGCAAACAATAGCTGGATCTACTGTCATTCTCTCAACACGTACTGTCTTCTTACAAATATCAGCCcagatttctctccttttctctttgaaaaagatTAGTGGCAGGGTAGCAGAGACCAAACAAAACAATGAGAAACTCaccaaaataaacaacaacataTTGGTAAAAGATACCCTAAAATACACTGGTTTCTGACTTCTTCAATTCTAACTAAGCTATAAAGATAAGTTTTGCTGGGGATATCTTCTGAAGCTTCAAGGGTAAAGGGTGCCACAAAATGACAACAGATAGCCCACAAGGTACACCCGCGTTTTTCTCTGCATCACATACAGACCTGAAGTTCTTTTGTCAATTTAACATCAGCTATTAAACCAAGCTAAAATCTTGGATGTCAGAGCCAATTAGATAAAGGCATCCTCAAACACCCTCTTGTACTTTTATCTGGATACTATTGCCACGCAAGGTCAAAGACACCCTACTTGGAAGCGGGAGGGTTAACTGCTAGAACTCGGCTGTGTTTCCAAAATAAAGCGGTGGCACCAGCGTTGCCATTCTGCTGTGTTTACGAGAGGGAACATAGTTCAGTATAAACCTCCAGCTCTAGTCATGCTTTATCGCTGGGAAACATTACTTCAAGGCACGGCTTACCCTGACAAGACAAAGGCAGCGAACCCTCGTAAAtcggctgcagcagcagcctcatCTGGACGGAGAGCCCAGGACAGAGGGGACGCGCTCCTGCGAGAGGGCTAAATACAAAGGCTGTAAAGACGGCTGTGCTACAGAACGACTGCCAGAAAGCGAAGCTCTGACGGTAGCGAATCCCCAAGGCCCTAAGAAGGTGAAGGTTTAGAGGCTGATCTCAGCGACAAGGAGCCTAGAAAGGACGGCAGGGTCCGACCGGGGAGGGGAAGCCAAGACTGCTAGGGACAACCGGAGCAAGCGATGCAGAGCTGGGGGAAACGGGCACCCCAGCCCGGGGCCCAGGCAGGTGCCCCCACCAGCCGGAGCGGGGAAAGGGCTCCACAGCGCGGACCGGCACCGCCGGAGGAGGGGCGGCGGCACCAGGCGGCTCCCGCAGGGGAGCGCCGGGGTCCCGGGACCGCCACCCCGTCCCCCGGGGAAGGAACGATGCTGCCGTCCCAGCCCAGCCCCCGGCCCCAGAGCTGCCCCCGCCGGGGCCCGAGGAGgcagggcggcggggagggcctCCCTCAGCGAGGCCCTCCAGGGGGCGAAAAGCCCCTCAAGAAGCCAGGCCTACGCCCGCCGGGGTCCCCCGCTCCCTCCTGCCTCCGCCGCCGCGCGACGGCCGCCCGGAACCGAGGAGAGCGGCGGGGCCGCCCTGCCGCGCCCCGCAGGGTCCCGTCCctaccgccaccgccgccgccgcctcccccttTCCGCCCCACCCGCAGCGCGGACCCCCGCTCCCCTCACCGGACACGGCGGCGTAGCAGCTCTACCGTCGCTCGGCCAAGATGGCAGCCGGTCCGAGCCCAACCTGAGGCAGCGACTTTACAAAGTCGGGCGCCATCTGCGCACGCGCCGAGTCGCTCAGCGGTCACGGGCGCGCGGTGACTACAAGTCCCGGCGTGCTCCGCGCCAGGCGCCGCGCATGCTCGCGGCGGCCTGAGGGGCCGCCAGGCAGTGAGGGCCGCGGCGCGGTGGAGCTAGCTTGGCGAGTCGGCCTCGCTGGCCGTGCTTGCCCTTTGGGTCGCCCGTGGTTGCGGTTTGTGTGCCTGGGCTTTGGCGCTAAGCTCACGTGAACGCTTCGCAAGCAGTCCGTTCCCAAGCCCTACGCTGGTGAGGCTGCCCGGAGCAGCAGGGAGCCGTTTAGGCCCAGTCATCCCCTCGCCTCCCACAGCTACCGTCTGGGCCAGGTCCCTGGAAACCGTTaggtatgtatatacacacacccagGGTAtggatatgtgtgtgtatatacctGTATATGCACACTGCAGCAAAAATCTTTGGCCGTCGAAGCAACCCTGCAGGCTAGGCTAACGCTCCTGTGAAGTTACAAGAACACCTGAACGAACTTGTGGCCATCCATGGCGCTGGGTTATCACAATAATAACTGGAAATTTCTAAGAGCACAAAGGGACGTATTGGGTAATCAGAGTTTCTACCTGTCAAGCAACTGGGACATCACTGGTAGCAGTACAGGCTTTGTGACACACAATGAAGGTTTTGCGGTTTTAACGTATCCACTGCAGATGCTTAAGCTACTGATATTACTTAGCCTTTACATAAAACCTTTCTTGTTTCAAGTGTATGTTTTCTTAACCAGAATGCACTATTGCATAAGTGAATACATGGATATTACAATACACCTCCTCTTTTGACAGTGAGGAATAAGAGAGTTCAGTTTCCATGcactgaaatcagagaaaagaCTTTAATTTTCAAAGAGTAGAAGAATATCCTTGgtaatttttcaggaaaattacaTACTTCACAAGTGCAAAGTTTAGCGTTTTCTTACAACTGGTAGGGATGTGAAACTCCATCTTCCCTACTTCACACATAAACTCCAGTAAGAATGACCCCATAGCTACAATTATGTGAACATTTCTGTTGATGAGGCCTAAGCAAGAACACAACTCAGATTGTTTTCCCATAACAGAATAAGACATGTTTCAATGCCAGTTAGCCATCTACGGTTATGACTGGCCAaggtatatatgcatataaattcaAGCACAGGAATCACTTTAATTCCAGCACAAACAATATATGCTGCTCAGTCAGAGCCTGTGAGTACTGAAAAGTCAGAATTGAGTGGCTTTGTCGGAAAGGTGCGCGTCCTTGGGAAGCAAGTTTGAAGCCAATACAAGAACCAAACAAACTGAACAGCTGAAATAAGTTCtggaggggttggggtttttttctctgaagctttTCTGTGCACCTTTAAGTCTCTACATTCCTTTACAGATATTTGGCCACATATATATACAATTACAGTTCCATATTTTAATGGTCCATTcaaattaataacaataaaagtgACTTCTGCTAGCCTTACTTAACAGAAATTTCTCTCTCATGCAACACCTACATAAACAGTCATCTCTCATCCATTGTTGCAGTACAGATTCCTGTCCTGGCAGGACAGTAAAGCTCAGGCTGAGTTTAGCTGGAGTTCCACATCAGCATAGCTGGGTTTACTTTACAGTGTATTTGTTCTGTCTCCCAGCTGGTACATAACATTGGGCTTGTTTTTGCAGGTTGCCTGTGGTTTGATTCCCAAAACTGTAGGAACATTGCAGCTAGGTGTACTATGACCTTTTACCCCAGTTTTCTGAATCAATTTTAACTTTAGTAGATGTTTAGTGCTTGCAGGAAGAAGCTGAATGCTATCCCAAGTACACATACATGTGACTCCTATTGAATTCAACAGATGTGCATATATCCCTAGGGCAGTGTGGCCATTTGCAGTCTCTGGTTTTGTCTTACTGGTTTCTAAGCAGATGTGTATTAATAACATTCAGTGTCTCTTTTCAAGGGTACCATGTAAGTTGTCCTCTGTGTTatcattttttccctccttttgtaAATGGCATTTCAGAAAAGTGATTGTTGTTCAACCCCAGCAAACCTAAtctctttatttttcagcttctgatgcctcAAGTCAAGTTCCACTGGCTCCATCAGCTCTGTAGATTTCATGAGAAAAAGAATGCATTCCAGGTGCACAGACTACTGATTAGTTTATGCTTGCCAGGACAAGGTGAATGTAGAGCTATCTTCACGCTCTTTCAGAGATCATTTTCCCTGTTAAAAATCATGGCCTATCAGTGAACTGGAACAACAAGTAATGAATTAATGCCAGAACAATGAATGGCAGAAGAGCTACATATCCAAGATTTTACCTTTCTGTTGTTTGCTTatttggggaaaggaggggagtacttgattattttctttttccttatactTTCTATAACTACAAGATACTCAGGCAGGATGAAATTTTCTTGCTATTCCCTGTCATGACTTTCGTTTGACTAGTAAGAACCACAACAGATTAGGAAAGTTTGCTACAACTTTGCAGGATGATCTTGTACAAGGGCTTTTTAGGAAAACCATGTATACTTCATAGCTTTTCAGATTTCCTAGGTTTGATATGGTCAAGCAGTGCTTCTGAGAGTTAATTTCTGAGAGAGAATAATATTCATAACATTTTTGCCATTCTTTCTCAGTCCAATCCAGATACCAAAGTCACTGGGACAGAGACTGTTTCTTGTGGCAAAATATGTATAACATTTGTTCTCAGTTGGGCTACTGTAAGTAACAATATTCAAATCACTAATGCAGTCTTAACTGTGTTGTTACAGCCAGAACTAGCACACTAAGTTAGTGCTGTTGGTGCTGGGAGTTGACTGGGAAACCACTGAGGATAAGGATCTGTGTGGCAGAGTTGCGTAAATCACTTCCATGTTTGAATCTTTCGTGTGgtaataaaaaaatcctgcaggATCATTAAAATATTGCGATTCTACTAGATTTTTGAGCAGGAGTCTGTAAATGGAGATTGCTCTCTGATACCTCAAAGCCCTACACTCCCTCAGCTAGAGGGCTGGGACAAGACTGCATACCAGAAGTACTGAACACCCTTATTCTTCTGCCACCCCTAGAGTATGGGATCTTCTCTCCCAAAATAGACCCTGCCTTCATTCACTCCCTTTTTCCACTCTCAACCAACAGATCCTCATTGACCTTGCATATGACATACCTATTCTTTCCAAGATTACATAATTTACTAAAGGTTGCACAGCAAGTCGCTGTCAGACTTGGAAACAGAACTGGGTTTCTTAGCTCCTTGACAAGtgtttaatgatttatttttttctattttagtaaAGCACACAAAAATCCAGACAGAATcacataaatacaaaataatttagataggaaggaacctctggaggccTCTAGGTCCACTCCCTGCTTGAACCAGGACAACTTATGTAAGGTTGCACAGGGCCTTGTCCAGTCGAGAGACAAGTATCTTCACAgatggagatcccacagcctctTCATGCCCTGGTTAAGTGTTTGATGACCTGCAtagtgattttttccccccttatatCTAATCGGAATTTCACTTGCAGGAACTTTTATTTCTTGTCCTTCACCCTGTCCCTGTGCACCTCTGCAAAGagtatggctccatcttctttacaccttcCCATCAGGCATTTGTAGACAGCAGTAAGATCcccctttgccttctcttctccaggctgagcagaacTAGCTCTCTCAGCATCTCCTCATATGTCCTGTGTTCCATccctgatcatcttggtggcctccCCTGGTCTCTAGTACATCAGTGCCTTTCTTATACCAGGGAGCTCAATCTGGACCCAGCTCTAGCAGAGGGGTTCTTACCAGTGCAGAGTAAAGGGCAAGGTTCCCTTATCTTACCCTGCTGGCTGCACTCTGAGGACACAGCCCTGGATGCATTTGCCCTTCTTTGTCACAAATTGCTTTCTAGGCAGTTGACCCTGTGTCCTGGTGAATTGGGTTACTCCTTCCCAGACACAGAACTATATTTGACCACCCACATTTATATTTGTTGAGTTTCCTGAGGTTTTTGTCCACCTTCATTTAGGACCTCTGTCTGCTAATGCTATTTAAGTCAACAACATAAAGCCGGTCCTTGTACTGCAGAGACCACAGTGACCATCTCTCCATGGAAGCAATTTTGATAGTGTGAATGCTTACCCACTTCAGGCTAGACACAGCCCCAAGCAAATATCACACAATGACTGTTGAATAGTCATCAGATGTCATCAGCATCCATTAGCTGTTAAGCTATTTTAAATCTTTAACTGTGGCTTAACACTCCTGTCTGACTTAAGGCTTTGTAAAATCGGTGATTTATAAATGCAGGAATATTTTCACATCATTTTTCATTACtggatttcaaagcactttataaaaaACTATATAGTAAGTCTTCTTATAAATAAGTCTTCTGGAGCTTTGTGTTAACTAGGTAATTGTGGCAGCAagtgctttatattttaaaatcagacttATTATCTTGAAATTGGCATGCCTAAAAAGAGAATTTTTGTTGTGGTGCCTTGTTATCAGAGTCTGAATTCATGATTTCACTCATGAAGATAACAGTGCAGTGTCAGAGTGTATCTATTTCTAATTGactttaaaataagaattgaTTAATTTGACTTGAGATTTAGAAAAGTATCAGTAAGAAAAGATAAATTACTTCCTGTTATCTGGAGAAGGAATGAACGAAATCCTCAGGTTGGTAAGAAACTATTATTATTTCCAAGTAATCTAATTAAAGGGTAAAACAAAGACATGTggctatttaaataaatattttattactcaATTGCTCTACAGTGCATAATCAGAGAACTGGGAAGGAGTGATTAGGTGTCTTGAGAACGGAAATGACACAACCAAGATATGTAGGTGTTTTAAAGGAAGGACAAGATACTGGGAAAATTGTTCCTCTCTTCCCCATgccaaaggctgaacattattttTCCCTGGGACTGAAGAACATGATACCATAAATCTGCTGGggagttttcagaaaaagatacGACATGCTGGTGCTGGGATAGGTGAAACACACCATGCATTTAACTGATGGTTCTGTCCAGCTCTTGCCTACACAGAGACCTTGCAAGCAGCCTTCAGGCTGGGCCGGTGGTGAGACAGCATGGCAGATATGCAGGGT belongs to Accipiter gentilis chromosome 14, bAccGen1.1, whole genome shotgun sequence and includes:
- the LOC126045670 gene encoding LOW QUALITY PROTEIN: serine/arginine repetitive matrix protein 1-like (The sequence of the model RefSeq protein was modified relative to this genomic sequence to represent the inferred CDS: inserted 1 base in 1 codon; deleted 2 bases in 1 codon), giving the protein MEVSVERYWQIILSDKNYLAKQIVTRLISATRSLERTAGSDRGGEAKTARDNRSKRCRAGGNGHPSPGPRQVPPPAGAGKGLHSADRHRRRRGGGTRRLPQGSAGVPGPPPRPPGKERCCRPSPAPGPRAAPAGARGGRAAGRASLSEALQGAKSPSRSQAYARRGPPLPPASAAATAARNRGERRGRPAAPRRVPSLPPPPPPPPPFRPTRSADPRSPHRTRRRSSSTVARPRWQPVRAQPEAATLQSRAPSAHAPSRXSGHGRAVTTSPGVLRARRRACSRRPEGPPGSEGRGAVELAWRVGLAGRACPLGRPWLRFVCLGFGAKLT